From the genome of Cololabis saira isolate AMF1-May2022 chromosome 1, fColSai1.1, whole genome shotgun sequence:
TTTCCTCCCATTGGTCATCGGTTATTATAATGTTCGCTTCCaattcccatttttctttgACCCCCATATTATCACCATCTGATTCCTGGTTTAGGGCTTTATAAATCCTTGATATAATCCCTTTTTTAGTATTTTCTTTTGCaaataatatgaataaaaatgcaGAGTTTTTTAATGCACAAAAGATTTCTGTGTGGTGGTGGTCAGACACGTGTTTATGAAGGTGATGGCTTTGGGGAAGAAACTATTTTTGAGTGTGTTTGTTGTCGTTCTGGTGCACCTGTACGGTCTGCCAGAGGGAGCAGGTCCACCAGGTGGGGGACAGGGCAGCCCTCCATCCTCTGTGCCGTGTTGACCACTCTCTGGAGCTTCTTCCGTTCTGCCTCAGTGCAGATGCAGTAGGTCAGGATGCTCTCAGTAGAGGATCGGTAGAAGGTTGTCAGCAACTTCTGGGTCATGTTGTTCTTCCTGAGGAAGTGCAGACGATGTTGAGCCTTCTTTGTGACAGCCTTAGTGTTTGCAGACCAGGACAGGCTTGCGGAGAGGGTGGCACCCAGGTGAATGTGTGGGTTCTCTCTACCGAGACTCCATTGATGTAGAGAGGAGACGGCCTTGCCTTTCCTGAAGTTCCTCCTTTTTATGCCCAGCTTGAAGTGCTCGTGCTAAGCTGGTGCTGGACACACACCTGAACTGGTTTAGCACTGGAACATTGTAACTAAAGAACTGGTTCGCTTTTCCAGACAGAGCCATTACCGAGTCATATTATCATATCTCTTCCAGAGTGGTTTTAAACAGTTTTATGTTCTCTGACGTTCTGTAGTAGACATCAGTGCTCAGAGAGGACacagtgtttgttttcttttcctacAAAATATGTCTTAATAGTGTATTCTACAGCGATTATGTGTTAATAAAGGTTGGCGTGAACAAcatttgtgtatgtttgtaATAAAGGTCAGCACGGACTACCTCTGCTTGAGTTTGGTGTTCATTCTTCTCTACTTGTGCTAAGTCACTAGATTTACCTTAGATTTTGACTGAACACTTTGGTTGATCATGATTAGACCCTGATGTGACCAGTTCTTGCTTCCAGGCCGGCAGAAATGTGGTGTGAATGTAACATCTGTTTTACTGGCTCAAACACGGTGCCTTCTTCATGGCTGGGTGTAGAAAACTAATGAACTGGTTCTGCGTTCTTACACCAAAGCAGCACTCGGACCACGTTAGTGGAAGGCCTATCTGAGTCCAGTAGACTTCCGttaagtgttttttcttttaatttctttaACTCATGACTTGCTTTGTAAAAGACAGCTGAGTTTCTTGTCCACTTAAAGCTGAGGACACACCAAtccgacgtcgcccgctgtcagccgactgctgtgtcgcctcgcgtcgcctgtgtcgggctgggtcgggctcaaaaagaagcacttggacacaccgcaaagacgacaccccACGGCCGACTaccacgtacgttctgcgcatgcgtgagaggtaattcccctccataccagcaggcagcggtagtctgtattcactcaaaaacaagggaaaaccggaagctctgggaagccgtaaacaaaacaaataggctTCATATTCACACCACATTTCCACACCACTCTCGCTACCACAATGCGTGAGAATAAAGAATCAGCACTGGCGTTGTCAGCCCTCGGCCTTCAGcttgtggaagaagaaaaggggAGGCGGAGGCGAAAAATAAGGAGAAATCGCACTACATGGGTGAAATCATGGATACAACAGCGACAGGCTCAAGGAGCTTACCCGAACCTGTGTCTTCTCATGCACTGATtcgctacctgaacagccaatcacagagtgatcTGTTTGACTGACGACCGACGTcgattcaacatgtcgaatcggctgaaaagctgccgataggcggccgacctgtggcgacgtgcgggacacaccggggaaactagtcCGACAGAtgcgcaccgacgctcatcgacggccgacagtcgacttggtgtgtcagggccttaagagGATTCAGGCTTCCTGCATTTTAAGTTCCAACCAATGAAGCTGTTTTGGGATCATTCACACCATTAAAAACGTGTGTATGACTTCATGATTTGGGCTAAAATACATTGTGCTGGTCAGACTGAAATCACACTTTTGTAAAGTACATGTAAACTTGTTAGCTTGGTGAAATTGGAATTACAATTCTCAAAGTTTGACTCAAATTCCCAGATAAAGAAGTTGAAAGTGAAATGATTCTTTCATCTACATTTGGACCTAAACTGATCTGGGTGATCCTAACATGGTCCACATTTCCATCCCTAGGTCTAAACCTGGGAGTAAACGAAGATGCTGGTATCAACAGAATATAAACTAAAACTGTGCATAGATTCCCATGGTATCATTTTGCTGCCATCTAAATTGTTTGTCAATTGTTTTGGGCTGTGAAGTGACAGTACTGGTGAAATTAGAGTGAtttgttcatttaaaaacatacaaatacacAACACAGCTTAATTCAACTGCATTATCTTTATTCGTTTTTGCAGATGGTTGCAAGTTTTTACTCAATCTCATCCACATCCACGTCAACCGTCTTGCTGCTCGTAACCACCTTTCCATCCACGACTGTCTCTATCACTGTAATGACCTTTGTGACCACTGAAGAAAGGCAAGAAAATACATTCATTAGCATACTTCTCAAAGCTATGACATTGGGTTAATGAtagaataagaatgaatcttgCTTACCTTGTCTTGAGCTTTCATCATCCTCGCCATCTAGCAGCCTCCTGTACTCTGCAATCTCCAGCTCCAGACGTGTCTTGAGGTCGAGCAGCATGTCGTACTCCTGCTTGTTGCTGGCGATGTTGGCGTGGAGCTCGGACAGCTGAGCCTCCAAGCTTGTGACCATGCTCTGGAGGCTTACGAGCTGTGCAGAATAGCGTGCCTGCGTCTCTCCCAGGGTTCCCTCCAGGGATGCTTTCTGTCATGGTTGCAGAAAGAAGTTAAGTGATTAACTTTTAGAGGTTAATGCATGTGTCCTGAAAGATCAATTTAAAAGCCTACTGGGATGAGTATATAACCAGGGCATGGGGAATGTCCTCATTTGCTTTTTTTCGTGACAAGTGAGGTAATTAATCCATGTCTGGGTTTCCAGTCAAATAAACTTTAGACTTATTTTAATGAAAACAGTAAGATCTTATCCAAGAGTGTTTCCATCTTAATTTTTGTGCAATTATTATAGGTGAGAGAACAGGCATGTTCTGCCAATACTACAGCTGAAGAAAATAGTTTAACATGTATCTATCATTACAAAACAAATTAGTTTTTGTTTATACAGTTCTGACAAAAAAAGACCGTTTTCCATCTATCTATACTTGCTATACTTAAATTAGTAGTGAATTTTTAGGTGCAAAGATTCCCCAAAAATGTTTCCTTGTCTTAgcataaaaaagaagaagaagaagtctgTCTCAAAGCAAaggctttaaaaaaagataaacaaacaaaaaaaggaaaaagaactaAAATGAGAACAAAGGGGAAGAAAAATCTttatatactactactactactactactactactactactgctactgtcatgtagcagacgcttttatccaaagcgacttacatctgagagaacaacacaagcaagaaatcacataggaggtccagctggatcagtgcagACACAGGTGCTACCATACTAGTGCtagaattatattatattatttatatgatAATTTCTTTGAAATAACTTTAAAAGAAGTGTCTTGTTCCTTGAGATAAATTCGTTTCATGCAATATTATTGACATGCACGGTTCTCAGAAACATGACAGCATAGCTTCACTTCCAGTAAGTGTGCGTGTCCCAACATACCATGCTCAGATGGGACTGCAGTTCGATCTGAAGTCTCTGGAGGGCGCTCTTGAGTTCCTTGATCTCAGTGCGGTATGTTCCCAGGCTCTCTGACTGTGAGATCACCTCCTGCTCCACCGTTGCAATCTGAGTAGAAACACATGCATCACTACTCCAGGTAACTCTGTAAAAGTCACTTCTGTTGGGAGAGTTGCGGTTTCACTGCTCACCTTGTTCTGATACCACGAATCAAGTTCCTTCCGGTTCTTGGTGATCACACTCTCGTAGTGCCCCCTGATCTCTGTCATGGTCTCGTTCAGGTCTGTAGATGGACCAGCATCCACGGCGACATTAACCTGGCCGCCCATCTGACCCCTCAGCAGGGCCATTTCCTTCAGGGAGTCAAGGTAACATGTCAATTCACAAGAGAAATGACTGGAGATTAAGTCTCATGTTTGTTATCATAAATGTTGGGAACTATTGTGTGTTGTATGGCATGTTTGGTTTTGATTCTTTGATCTGAGTGTGAGATATTTGTTGGAAAAACAGCAGCAATTAGCTACTGGGGGAGGAGAAGAATACATGGAAGTGTGCAGAGAGAAGAGGGGCAGAGATGAAAGGAGCAGAAAGTCGGCAATAATCTTTACAAAAATATTCACTGAACAGAGTATTTCCTCTGTTTCAGCAGGGGGGAAGCAGAGGTCAAGTATGTGAATTCTGGTCTGCTCAGGCAACAATAGATGACTGATCTAAATAGTGACAACTTAATCGTATCGCAAATAGCTGTGAAAAGATAGATAATCTGGAACTCTGTCCAATTAATCATATAAGTACATGCTTTCAGGTTCGGGGAATAAACGTTGTTGATGTTGGCCTATGATGCAGGGACATGATTCGTGCTTTCAAGTAGCTCAGTTTAGTAGCACAGTCCTCTCTTTCCTCTGTTTTCTCACCTCTTCGTGGTTCTTCTTCAACATTATGAGCTCATCCTTCAGAGACTCATACTGACTCTCCAGATCCATCCTGCTCATATTAATGTCATCCAGCACCTTCCTCAGCCCAGCGATGTCAGCCTCCACAGCCAGCCTCATGGACAGCTCGTTCTCATACCTGAGAGCGTTTCACATGAGAGGACAGGTGGACAGGTCAGAGAAGCTGCAGTGACTCGCTGCGCGTGGCAGTAGCTGGTCAGGCCTGAGAATACGGTCCGACGTCGGTGTAAAGCATCATTCAAACGTATGCACACTCACTTCATTTTGAAATCTTCAGCAGCCAGCTTTGCGTTGTCAATGTCCAGGACTGTCTTGGCATTGAGCCGGGAGGCAATCTGGATCTTAGGAGgaaaacaaaagcaaagaaaagcaGGGGATTTAAATTTAACGAAGCTCCACATCATGTTCCAATGTCTGATAGAAGAAAATCTGGATAATTTGAAACTTGTCTTCTGAAAGGCAACAAACAACAGCCAGACTTGTATGCACAACTTTGTTGTAAGTGTGGAACACATATATACGGTAGGTAAGATGCATCCTGGAATATTAAAAGGTGAATAAATGAAGTCTCAGATACCACATGTGTAAGTTTAATAAAGATAGACCGGATTTCCACTGTGAACTTGCAGCGTATTATCATGTAATCATCACTTTGGCGTTGAAGGCTGTCAGCAGGAAGTGGTGAACAGCAGGAGTGTTTCTGCTATGAAAGTCATAACTACTCCCACTGTGCTTCCTTTAAGGCCCACTTCCAAACCTTAACAGTGACGTGTGTCACATACTGACGGATACCGTCCCTTCCTCCAACACACAcagtcagtggtggacagtaacggagtaaatttacttgagtactgtacttaagtacatatccaaaggatttgtactttacttgagtattagatttctttggtacttattactcttacttgaatacatttccaagacaaatatttttacttttactcgagtaaatttctaggaaggctgaaaagtactcgttactttcaggtctgctcttttttcttcttccctaaaatcctattggacacaagctgtttttgtcaaaggaggagacctatcacagtgcacgctctccactgggatgtacgtaaagcggaaatacgtcaagcctcctcaaaacgataccgccaaagtagcctgcctttgtcaggttcatttggtttcagttcatgattgttaataaactctgcatcatctgctgtcctcttaggatcccattcatttgatttgtttttggtgtttctgcaggttttatataactttgtggttctaaaagcagcacatcagtgcagctggtttcaaagagttaattctcagaaacaagagttaaaaatttagaaaaaatatagtaatttactgatgtggaaaataagaaatgtactcttactcttacttttacttaaagtaaatttaaaagcatttacttttggatacttaagtacctttaaaagcaggtacttttctactcttactcgagtaatattttgactgagctacttttacttgtaacggagtaaattttgaccagtagtatttgtactcttactcaagtactggggtcgagtactctgtccacctctgcacaCAGTGCATGTTGACCTCAGACAGACGATGAGGCCAAGATAACACGACCATGAGATAGTCCCAGATGAGGTGGGCTCACCTTCTCCTTCAGGTCCTCAATGGTGGCGTAGTAGCTGCTGTAGTCGTTGGAGACCACGGTCCTGCTCTCGTACCAGTCTCTGATCTGCTTTTCCAGGCGGTCATTCTCCTTCTCCAGGCTGCGCACCTTCTCCAGGTAGGAGGCCAGACGGTCGTTCAGATTCTGCATGGTAGCCTTCTCATTGGCCCCAACGGGGACGTCAAGCCCGTCGGCGAGGTTGAAGCCTCCGGCCGAGGGTGCGTAGTTCAGCTGGGACGAGGAGATACGGGTGCCACGACCTCCTGCGCCTCCGTAGACACTCATGGTCTTCGGGTTGTAGGATCTGGTGCTGAAGGACATGCTGGCGAGATCTGAACCAGGTAGGATCACTGGCGTTAACTGCAGTTGAAAGCGTCACTGAGGTGCCCTTACTTTATATATCTGAGTGGGAAGGGCCATGAACGCTAGTTGAAATGGAAGAATGTGGTTTACCCCCCTACTCCTCTACACAATCGTGTCATCATTATGGGTGTGGTGACTGATAGGGTAGGGGTTTATTCGCCTCTTTTCAGGTTAAACTTGTGACTCCGCATTTCACATCTTGTGTATCACTTAAGGGCAATCATTGCAATCTTCCAGTTTACTTTTCCCACAGCTTtaaagacacaaacacaaaagatATTGTTTAAAATAATGAGTTTCTAAAGAAACTGCTGTATATAACTGTTTTTCAATATGCATTACTCAAGGCAGTGACAGAAATGACACCTACCGGTGACAATTTCACCTCGGTGAAACTTTAGAGTAAAGGTTGGGGCCACGGCAGACACTTATTTTTGTCTCACGAGCTTCCAGAAAATGTTTTTAAGACCACTCTTAATGCTTTGTGGCTCAACAGCAAAACATTTCCATCAATCCTTACTTCAGTTTGTGCTTACTGGGAGAAATGTGTTCACCAGTATTAAAACTGCTCACCGTGTGATTGCTGTTGTGAGCATTAAACTCAAATAACATTCAGCCTCATAACTGAACACATACCTGTTTAAACAGTCAGTGACGACTGCattagtgtttttctttttaatgcagGCTTGTACCTTGTCAGCTGATAACTGTAATGTATATTTAAGTGAAATGCCGCTCTTGCAGTGAAGTACAGGCAAAGTTTTGCACAGGAAGGTTAAGACACaagatttaatttttattttactttacaaTGAACCTTCCTCTTCAAGTTAACTAATACATCTATAAAACTAATACCTTTCTCTTTTCCCCCAGGCAAGTCTCTCTGGAGGACATAATTGGGATGACAGGCTGCGTTCCTCTGACATCCTTTCACACTTTCTTCCTCCAGCAGTCACTGATAAACTGATAAAGAGGCCTGACACGGACATAACTGATTGCTCAAAAAGCCCCTGAGGCGAATCCGTCTCTGTTGCTTCAGCTTCTACACTGGGGCATAAAACATTTAAGGCACACACTTCCTTCCAGTAACAAATTATTTATGCTGACTTCTGCCTCTTTGAAGGACATGATCGGATGTTTCTGATTTTGGACAGGGCTGTAgtttaaaaccaaacaaaaacaaaaccagttTTTAGGTTTTTCCAATTTCCAAAGCAAGTATTTTGAGCGTCCCAAGCAGGAAATGCTAAGGTGTGAATGATTGACCTTTACTCCATTTGGTCCAAGTGGAGCGGACTGATGCCGTCAGGCACCGTTCACACTTCACGTCTTGATGCTCAATTCGGATATTTTCCTCGGATccaatttttcttttctttcttttaaaatgtaGCCTATATCAGACTCCAGTGTGAACTGTTTGTGGTTTAGATGCATGGGCAGAAGAACATAACAAAAAGGGCAAAGGCAACCGATTGGAACTATGGCAGCAATAAAAAGTGACAAATGTCGACGTAAATTGGTGTAAAAGTTGCATCAAATCCGCCTTGGCTGTTCATATTGTGGCCACATTGAAAAAGAATCTGACCTGGGTTTGATTCAGGATCACGTATGGAAGTGGGCCAGATTTAAAGTCTGAACTGGTCACTTGACCCCCCAAAAGATCAGATTTGGGCCacttttgcctgcagtctgaacaggCCCCTTAAACACACCTTAGCCTCACCTCAGCTGTGAAAATGATTTGGAGTTGTGCCTTTAGAAGTTTTGCTCAGAATCAATGTATTTCTTTAACATTTCCTGTATTGCAGTTAATCTTTAAGGGCATTTTAATGATTTGGATGAAGTTTTTAATCCCCTTTTCTTCTATCCCTCCAATGTCAAAGCAACCTGATCACCATGACAGGCTGGTTTGAACAATTTTCTTCATTTTACCTTaatctttttaaacattttgttctttcagACCTAACAAAGGTAAGAATGTTGATGTTTGTAACGCCCACCCGCATACTCATCCTCAGGCGTTTCCCCAGGTTGTCTGATAGGTATGTCAGATATAGAGACAAATGTTGCACAGTCAGTCTATCTATGCAGTGGTAGGTTTTCTGACTGCTCATCAGAGTGATTGTATTTGGTGATTTTTACATTAAATACAGCCAGAATCCAAAGGATTACTAAGAAATACTGAGCGAAATAAAGGTTATGCTGAGCAGAAAACCCACTCACACCACAAATCACCTAAAGATGCAACCAGACCTGGCACTACAGGTCCTCCAGTGTCAACGTATTCACATTTCTTAcgtgtttcatttttaattttcattctattttatttaaccATTCTGAATACATTTAGCAGTTTATTCACTATCAAATCATCATTTTGCCTCAGTTAATGATGAGTTCAGTTTAAGAGTTAATTGATCGTTAATTCATAAAATCACGAGACTACATTTATCCCATGCATTTATTTGGAGGCAGAATGGGTTTTCACAAATCAGAAGTGTTGGATGGATAAATTGATGATGTAGGGATTACAACGTCATCAACTGTTAGAAATCAGATAAATCTgagattacagaaaatatattgTTTTAAAGCAAATAAGGGAAAGATAAAACAGTCCATATGCTTTTATAATAAAcagctttaaaggagcttgaggctccttttaagaaatgagactctctagcgccacccttcgccacgacggccgttgggggtactgcagccaacagtgaagccggcacgggagtaCGGGGAGAACgctcatgcagcgtcatgtgacgtcacatctgcagcccagcgcgggaaattcaggaccgaattgcagcacattttgcagcacacagcctgttcaaggcaacggagagatacactagactagagggctcattcttttgggtttggaacgcttcatctgacattattactagaaaacttaaaatgtatacggatttttttcataaatcttgccacaatccggcctcaagctcctttaagctaaTCACACAGtacacattatttattttttttatttattttattttttttttgaaagggGGGGTTCAGTCTTTTATTTACCCTTCATTGCACTGGTTATGTCACATCATGGAAAATGTGCAAATATTGTACTGGTGTTGATTTTtaagctgttttgtttttcttagctCTGTGTTGTTGGTGGCCAGTAATATCACCAGGGTCTTACTGTTTGATTTGGTGATGTTTGGATGCCAGTGAGGAAGGGGATTATAAACGGGTTAGCTGCGTCTGAATACCAGTGGGAGGTATTCAGACTGGTATTCACACAATACACATTTAGTCTGTATTTTTAAACATATACAGTTTGTTATTTTAGTGAGTGATCTTAATGATTTTAAGTCACACGTCAGTGGTAAA
Proteins encoded in this window:
- the krt98 gene encoding keratin 98; translated protein: MSFSTRSYNPKTMSVYGGAGGRGTRISSSQLNYAPSAGGFNLADGLDVPVGANEKATMQNLNDRLASYLEKVRSLEKENDRLEKQIRDWYESRTVVSNDYSSYYATIEDLKEKIQIASRLNAKTVLDIDNAKLAAEDFKMKYENELSMRLAVEADIAGLRKVLDDINMSRMDLESQYESLKDELIMLKKNHEEEMALLRGQMGGQVNVAVDAGPSTDLNETMTEIRGHYESVITKNRKELDSWYQNKIATVEQEVISQSESLGTYRTEIKELKSALQRLQIELQSHLSMKASLEGTLGETQARYSAQLVSLQSMVTSLEAQLSELHANIASNKQEYDMLLDLKTRLELEIAEYRRLLDGEDDESSRQVVTKVITVIETVVDGKVVTSSKTVDVDVDEIE